One genomic window of Parasteatoda tepidariorum isolate YZ-2023 chromosome 9, CAS_Ptep_4.0, whole genome shotgun sequence includes the following:
- the LOC107441713 gene encoding probable G-protein coupled receptor Mth-like 3 has product MAICVLLLSFFVMLWKTEIISAGDTVFRDYFVENNSSTPPMTDEDYTNGKHESLLNCDLFELEPDEFVIFSNGSAFVPAYNQTYDEPFYFLINDSLIICAPKYPEDDMLANVPLSYLSLVGVVVSMVCCLAHLIVFSFVSDLQNLPGYNLASLCASLFMSYLFMIIAQTQQEAENTIMCTTSGVLTHFFFLASFLWMFVMAFDVFRSILLATGSMRASNKEFKVKKFVWYSLFSWLTALAFAVAAVVADNVEGIPQQFRPMFYKSCWFDQKKSLLTFFAIPMCIITCLNFVMFGISAFLIFTNRMKSSHESQRSHLKKNHLLYFRLTVIMGVTWITGVLAPLIHVLWLWYVFAALNTFQGLFIFLAFTCSPKVKKFIKDKLFGARRPSQQTSPTFQSYCYYANSIEKDLDKVIDSKDKSEPIDTIVIHL; this is encoded by the coding sequence ATGGCCATTTGCGTACTGCTTCTAAGTTTTTTTGTGATGTTGTGGAAAACTGAAATCATTTCAGCCGGAGACACAGTTTTTAGAGATTATTTCGTTGAGAACAACAGCTCCACACCCCCCATGACTGACGAAGACTATACGAACGGAAAACACGAATCTTTGTTGAATTGTGATCTCTTTGAACTGGAACCAGATGAGTTCGTGATATTTTCGAATGGTTCAGCATTTGTGCCAGCTTACAATCAAACTTACGACGAACCATTTTACTTCTTAATAAACGATTCTCTGATAATTTGCGCACCCAAGTACCCAGAGGACGATATGCTCGCAAATGTGCCTTTATCGTATCTATCATTAGTTGGAGTTGTCGTGTCAATGGTGTGTTGTTTGGCGCACCTTATTGTCTTCTCATTTGTGTCAGACTTACAGAATCTGCCCGGATACAACTTGGCCTCTTTGTGTGCGTCCTTATTTATGAGTTATCTATTTATGATTATTGCTCAGACTCAGCAAGAGGCAGAAAATACTATCATGTGCACGACTTCTGGAGTTTTAACCCATTTCTTCTTCTTGGCGTCGTTTCTATGGATGTTTGTGATGGCCTTTGATGTTTTTCGTTCCATTCTTCTGGCTACCGGTAGTATGAGAGCTTCTAATAAAGAATTCAAAGTGAAGAAGTTTGTCTGGTACAGCCTTTTTTCCTGGCTCACGGCATTGGCGTTCGCAGTAGCTGCTGTCGTAGCTGATAACGTGGAAGGGATACCACAGCAATTTCGTCCGATGTTCTACAAATCGTGTTGGTTTGATCAGAAAAAATCTCTTCTGACATTCTTTGCTATACCTATGTGTATCATCACATGCTTGAACTTTGTTATGTTTGGAATCAGTGCTTTCTTGATTTTCACCAATCGCATGAAATCAAGCCATGAAAGCCAACGATCCCATTTGAAGAAGAACCATCTTCTTTACTTCAGGCTTACAGTAATCATGGGAGTAACTTGGATTACTGGAGTGCTGGCTCCTCTCATTCATGTTCTGTGGCTCTGGTACGTGTTTGCTGCTTTGAATACTTTTCAAGGTCTTTTCATATTTCTTGCCTTCACGTGTTCACCGAAAGTGAAGAAGTTCATTAAGGACAAATTATTTGGTGCTCGTAGACCGTCACAACAGACGTCCCCAACGTTTCAGTCATATTGCTACTATGCGAACTCAATTGAGAAAGATCTAGACAAAGTCATAGACTCTAAAGATAAATCTGAACCCATAGATACTATTGTGATACATTTGTAA